Part of the Mytilus trossulus isolate FHL-02 chromosome 2, PNRI_Mtr1.1.1.hap1, whole genome shotgun sequence genome is shown below.
GGGATTTATTCTTGAATTATTGGGATTCTTACCTTAAATATGCTGAAACTAACCGTGTATAACGTTTTTGGGGTTTGAGtccgtttttaaattggtccacattgaggtccaatagggtccaaaactaattttttttggatttcataaaaattgaaatattggaGATTCCGATATGCCGAATgtaaccgtgtatttagatttttcatttttggtcccgtattcaaattggtttacattaaggccaaaagggtccaaaattaaaataagtttgattttaacaaaaacataattcttggggttctttgatatgctgaatcgaTACacgtatttagatttttgattatgggcctaATTTTTAAGTTGGttcaaatcggggtccaaaataaaactttatttgatttcaacaaaaattcatTCTATTGGggtctttgatatgctgaatcttaccgtgtattacctttttttttttgatttttggccccttttcaaattggtccacattgaggtccaaagggtccaaaattgatttatgtttgatttcattgcaATTGTGTGATAAAAAATCAATGCACTGATTATGTCCGTAATGGGTCCattattggaaataaaatatatcttatctcttttctataaaattgaatactaacatgttcaaccccgccacattatttatgtatgcgCCTGTCCAAGCCAGAAGccagtaattcagtggttgtcgtttgtttatgtgttacatatttgtttttcgttcatttttgtacataaataaggccgtttgttttctcgtttgaattgttctacattgtcttatcggggccttttatagctgactatgcggtgtgggtttttgctcattgttgaagcccgtacggtgacctatagttgttaatgtttgtgtcattttggtcttttgtggatagttgtctcattggcaatcataccagatcttttttttatatttgaagctgaatctaaccatgtatttagattttggatatcgGACCACAATAGGTAGATTTGTgctgtttaaaatatttgatcgcaatccaaattcagagctgtatgaATGTTGTGTCCGTACTTGTCCAAACTGTTCAGGgatcaacctctgcggtcgtatgaagctgcgccctgtggagcattTTATTACGACATGCGTCACTGCGACAATCTTTCTTCGTCAGCAGTAAAAAGTTTCCCATGTGTGGaactttttttgtcattgaaTGCTACAAAGGACACCTAGATTTCCGCATCCAATGATTTTCTCATTCTTAAAGGTTATTATTCTTTCCGCACAGATTGAATATTTTCACATCTTATTTAGGACAGAGTAatagaaataattttgtaaacaatactCATGCAATTGCACCTATCGGTCTTGCAAATTATCGAAATTCTTTCACTGGAGTAAAAGTGAGAAGACTTTATACAGCTCTTCTATAAAAGAAAGCAAAGCAATCATTTGATCAACTTGCTTGCTATTTTTGTTATGAAGCTTGTAAATAACAGGTAGGAAGTCTGTTTCAGTCTATTTATAAACTGGAATTTGATGGACAATATACATTAAGTTCATTtcatgtaaatttttattatccAATCAAATCCCAGTATATTTAAAACAGACTTAAACTCCGCCTGCAATAATTGTTCACAAACATCCAAGCAAACATAACAAGCAAGTTGATCAAAGATTTTCTTTGCATGCTTTTCATAGAATAGCTGTtaaggtcccgaaatgacaaatatgttgcgttgatatatatattgcttTCGCGGTTATTATActtgtacatatttgtttctttttacttCCGTGGTATGgggaattatatttaaaaacgtATCTTCATACATGCTTTTTCTCCACTATCTTTATCGGGCTCAAAAGGCAACTTACTGcatttctgtttgtctttttcactgCAGCAACGTAAATATATGGCTTGCTCATACAAcccaattttaaaacaaaatccatattTTATGCGCACAAATAGGACTTGAGCTATGTTGAAAGGTTTCctacttttttttacacaattacTACCCTTAAAACCAACGATTTGGAAGtaaattgtatttgtatatttctttccatgataataataacatgtacataCCCCTATTCAACTTACTCAATTAGTTTATTTCCTGTTTCAGCTGAATGGCTTGCTTTAATGGAACAGATGATTCGTCTGCGGGTTTCGTGATTGGTGCAGTTTTTTCTTTGGCAGATGaccaagaaaaaataatacCCGAAAACGACGACGCCAACATACAAGACAAACGTTCACAAACACATGATGATGATATATATCTTCAAAACTTTCTTAGCAGTAGTCCTATTCCTGTTAAAAAATGTTCAGTGCGAGTCAAAAACTTCATTGAAAAAGATATTCGAAACACTCTAACAGAAGCTTGTAACAATGCTATCGTAAAGCAAGAACCCGCTGTCGAAAATGAACAACAGTCAACAAACACCGAAGAGAATATTACAAATCGAGCGAATCAGGTTGATAGGCGGCCATCTAGGAAACGAAAACCTAATTCTTTAATGTCATCCGATTTTTTGTTCAAGGCGACAGAAATACGTGAATTCCAGAAGTCAATATCTAGAAGGACTATAAAGCAAGATGCAGTTACTTGTCAGATTGACCACGACCTTGTAATGTCGGTCGCCGAGAAATGTATTCCAGAAGTAGTAGAAAAATCCGGTACAGAAGACATCAAGATGGTTAGCATTTTGCCACCAAcattaaaagtgaatataaacgACACCTCAGTGCTAGTAGATTGGAAAGCGAAAATTTCTCATACTGTATCTGAATCTGAAGTTAAAAAACGTAGTCGCCCACAGACCGCTAGAACTAAAAAGAAGCTTCGCACTCAAGAACAAATTGACttagaaaattctaaaaagaatagaaaatccAAACCTAGGCCTAAGAGTAAAAAGAAAACTACCGTGGCCGATCCTTCACCACCGCATTTGGAACCATATGGTGGACAGCTATTACATATTCATTCATCTAAATATATGTCATCTCCAAGTAGCCCGGATGGTTTACCACCACAACTGAAGCCTTATGAAATAGCTTCAAGTGAAAGCCGTACTTCAATTCATAAAACATCAGACGGGAAAAGTAATTTGAAGAAACCACCAAAGCTTGATCAAATAATTAGAAATGAACAAAGCAGTCGAGAACACAGCCCATTAGCTGATAACAGAGTTCCGTGTAGTTTAACAGGGCGAATGCGGAAACCAAATCAACAGTTTGAAAAGGACTTCCTTACTGGaactattaaatataaaaaagaagatccTCACAAACAGATATCGAATAACAAGGACTCAGATAACTCAACATCACAAAACAAACTTGAGGAACACAATAGTACCATTGATCATGACAGTAATAAAGTTCACGTGACAATGTTACCAAACAATAAACACTCGACAGTATCGTCAGATACAATGTCTTACATAATACAAACGGCTAATCAGTTTGCAGACAAGCACACTGAGAAAACACAGGTTATTAAAAGTAAAGCGATTTCATCTTCAGGGACTGGTTTACAAATACCAAAGACCACACAACAGAAAACCTcaacaaacacaaaattaaCATCTGCAATAGGAGAACTTGCAAAAATGGAAAATACTAAGAAATTTTTTCAGCTTATAGTGGGTGATAAAGTAGTCTTGATCCCTACTAACGGAGAAAGTGTTGTACCTAAAGCCTTTGTAATGGACATTGCCGCAACTCGACCTGGTTCTTCAATTGCTCTTAATAAACAAACAGTTTCTGCATCTAACACTCCAAAAACTTTTATGATGAATATCGCAggaacaaaacaagaaaacaccATTTCTCAACCACGATCTATACAATCTTCGTCCTCTGTATTGATTGCGTCAGCACAGGGTCAAAATGTTCAAACGCAGCCAATTGTGAATAAAGTGTTGATTCAAAAGCAGAGCACTAATCAAATAGTACAAAACACTTCCGTTTCGTCACCGCAGAATATGCAAGGATCTCAAAGAATGCCACTTCTTGC
Proteins encoded:
- the LOC134708501 gene encoding uncharacterized protein LOC134708501 produces the protein MACFNGTDDSSAGFVIGAVFSLADDQEKIIPENDDANIQDKRSQTHDDDIYLQNFLSSSPIPVKKCSVRVKNFIEKDIRNTLTEACNNAIVKQEPAVENEQQSTNTEENITNRANQVDRRPSRKRKPNSLMSSDFLFKATEIREFQKSISRRTIKQDAVTCQIDHDLVMSVAEKCIPEVVEKSGTEDIKMVSILPPTLKVNINDTSVLVDWKAKISHTVSESEVKKRSRPQTARTKKKLRTQEQIDLENSKKNRKSKPRPKSKKKTTVADPSPPHLEPYGGQLLHIHSSKYMSSPSSPDGLPPQLKPYEIASSESRTSIHKTSDGKSNLKKPPKLDQIIRNEQSSREHSPLADNRVPCSLTGRMRKPNQQFEKDFLTGTIKYKKEDPHKQISNNKDSDNSTSQNKLEEHNSTIDHDSNKVHVTMLPNNKHSTVSSDTMSYIIQTANQFADKHTEKTQVIKSKAISSSGTGLQIPKTTQQKTSTNTKLTSAIGELAKMENTKKFFQLIVGDKVVLIPTNGESVVPKAFVMDIAATRPGSSIALNKQTVSASNTPKTFMMNIAGTKQENTISQPRSIQSSSSVLIASAQGQNVQTQPIVNKVLIQKQSTNQIVQNTSVSSPQNMQGSQRMPLLANVLESATRPTILPNPILRPVTTPLLSNIPITVGPSGQTILYPFGRSTAPNIGQPFPTFIITNTSQATNGQPPVVTSVLKDVRSSISTSPGITIKTEPASTVSNPARPAIKNEPNNIKDYEKAASSFKGVPDDGSETESDDETQSAQSERQSTKTKVLVPEVGVHVPASESETSERIRKLKEKLREQRVQVENMRKNMPTRSEINDHNS